One window of the Streptococcus parasanguinis ATCC 15912 genome contains the following:
- the ftsZ gene encoding cell division protein FtsZ, which translates to MTFSFDTAAAQGAVIKVIGVGGGGGNAINRMIDEGVAGVEFIAANTDVQALSSAKAETVIQLGPKLTRGLGAGGQPEVGRKAAEESEEVLTEALQGADMVFITAGMGGGSGTGAAPVIARIAKAVGALTVAVVTRPFGFEGSKRGNFAIEGINELREHVDTLLIISNNNLLEIVDKKTPLLEALSEADNVLRQGVQGITDLITSPGLINLDFADVKTVMENKGNALMGIGVGSGEERVIEAARKAIYSPLLETTIDGAEDVIVNVTGGLDMTLIEAEEASEIVNQAAGHGVNIWLGTSIDETLKDEIRVTVVATGVRQDKVERVSGIASSQRPYKTGPREQRPQAAPFDREFDLKQDVELPTTPSRPAVEPNRGSAFGDWDIRRENIVRQTEPTSTHRVDRYVDSSSDDDELETPPFFRNR; encoded by the coding sequence ATGACATTTTCATTTGACACAGCAGCGGCACAAGGTGCAGTAATTAAAGTAATCGGTGTCGGTGGCGGTGGCGGTAACGCCATCAATCGTATGATTGACGAAGGCGTTGCCGGTGTAGAATTCATCGCAGCTAATACAGATGTTCAAGCACTTTCAAGTGCAAAAGCTGAAACAGTTATCCAATTGGGTCCAAAATTGACTCGTGGATTGGGTGCTGGAGGTCAACCTGAAGTTGGTCGTAAGGCGGCTGAAGAAAGCGAAGAAGTGTTAACAGAGGCTTTGCAAGGTGCAGACATGGTCTTCATTACTGCAGGGATGGGTGGAGGATCTGGTACAGGTGCTGCACCAGTCATCGCTCGTATTGCCAAAGCTGTAGGTGCTTTGACAGTAGCGGTTGTCACTCGTCCATTCGGGTTTGAAGGTTCAAAACGTGGTAACTTCGCTATTGAAGGGATTAACGAACTTCGCGAACATGTTGATACATTGTTGATTATTTCTAATAACAACTTGCTTGAAATAGTGGACAAGAAGACTCCACTTCTTGAAGCTTTGAGTGAAGCAGACAATGTTCTTCGTCAAGGTGTTCAAGGGATCACTGACTTGATCACAAGTCCTGGATTGATCAACCTTGACTTTGCAGACGTGAAGACCGTTATGGAAAACAAAGGGAATGCCCTCATGGGTATTGGTGTTGGTAGCGGTGAAGAACGCGTTATCGAAGCGGCTCGTAAAGCAATTTACTCTCCACTTCTTGAAACCACAATCGATGGTGCAGAAGACGTGATCGTCAACGTAACAGGTGGTTTGGATATGACTTTGATCGAAGCTGAAGAAGCTTCAGAAATTGTGAACCAAGCTGCAGGTCACGGAGTGAACATCTGGTTGGGTACATCTATCGATGAAACCCTTAAAGATGAAATCCGCGTGACGGTTGTTGCAACTGGTGTCCGTCAAGACAAGGTAGAACGCGTCAGCGGAATTGCTTCCTCACAACGTCCTTATAAAACAGGACCACGGGAACAACGCCCACAAGCTGCACCATTTGACCGTGAATTTGATTTGAAACAAGATGTTGAATTGCCAACAACTCCAAGTCGTCCAGCGGTAGAACCAAACCGTGGCTCAGCTTTTGGTGATTGGGATATCCGTCGTGAGAATATCGTTCGCCAAACTGAACCAACATCAACTCATCGAGTTGATCGTTACGTAGATTCATCTTCAGATGATGATGAATTGGAAACACCACCATTCTTCCGGAATCGTTAA
- the murD gene encoding UDP-N-acetylmuramoyl-L-alanine--D-glutamate ligase has protein sequence MKFVKQFENKKVLVLGLAKSGESAARLLERLGAIVTVNDGKPFEENPAAQSLLEEGIKVVTGGHPLELLDEDFAVMVKNPGIPYTNPMVEKALEKGIPVLTEVELAYLISDAPIIGITGSNGKTTTTTMIGEVLTAAGQGGLLSGNIGFPASQVAQTATEKEVLVMELSSFQLMGIEAFHPEIAVITNLMPTHIDYHGSFENYVAAKWNLQKNMTEKDVIVLNFNQDLAKELATKTKARVLPFSTIEKVDGAYLEDGLLKFKGEVVMRADELGVPGSHNVENALATIAVAKVRSVENEVIKETLSAFGGVKHRLQYVDEIQGVKFYNDSKSTNILATQKALSGFDNNKVILIAGGLDRGNEFDELVPHITGLKEMVILGESAPRVKRAADKAGVPYVDAADVADATKKAFDLASPGDVVLLSPANASWDMYPNFEVRGDEFLATVKGLK, from the coding sequence ATGAAATTTGTGAAACAATTTGAAAATAAAAAGGTTCTTGTATTAGGTTTGGCCAAGTCAGGCGAGTCAGCTGCCCGTTTGTTGGAGCGCTTAGGAGCGATTGTGACCGTCAATGATGGCAAACCTTTTGAAGAAAATCCAGCAGCACAAAGTTTACTGGAAGAAGGGATTAAAGTTGTGACAGGAGGCCACCCTCTGGAGTTGTTGGATGAAGACTTTGCGGTTATGGTCAAAAATCCAGGAATCCCTTATACGAATCCGATGGTCGAAAAAGCGCTTGAAAAAGGCATTCCAGTCCTCACTGAAGTGGAATTGGCTTATCTGATTTCGGATGCGCCAATTATTGGGATTACAGGATCAAACGGAAAAACGACGACGACAACCATGATCGGGGAAGTCTTGACGGCTGCTGGTCAAGGTGGTCTATTGTCTGGGAATATTGGTTTTCCAGCCAGTCAAGTCGCACAAACAGCGACAGAAAAGGAAGTTCTGGTCATGGAATTATCTTCTTTCCAATTGATGGGAATTGAAGCCTTCCATCCAGAGATTGCAGTGATTACCAACCTCATGCCAACCCATATCGATTATCATGGTTCTTTTGAAAATTATGTAGCTGCTAAATGGAATCTTCAAAAGAATATGACAGAAAAAGATGTCATTGTATTGAACTTCAATCAAGACTTGGCTAAGGAACTCGCTACAAAAACCAAGGCAAGGGTCCTTCCATTTTCTACAATCGAAAAGGTGGACGGTGCTTATTTGGAAGATGGACTTCTCAAGTTTAAGGGAGAAGTTGTTATGCGAGCAGATGAACTGGGGGTTCCAGGTAGCCACAATGTAGAAAATGCCTTGGCAACGATAGCTGTTGCAAAAGTCCGGAGTGTAGAGAATGAGGTCATTAAAGAAACCTTGTCAGCCTTTGGGGGTGTGAAACACCGTCTTCAATATGTGGATGAAATTCAAGGTGTCAAATTCTATAATGATAGTAAATCGACCAATATTTTAGCAACACAAAAAGCTCTTTCTGGTTTTGATAACAACAAGGTGATCTTGATTGCAGGGGGGCTCGATCGTGGCAATGAATTTGATGAATTGGTGCCTCACATTACTGGCCTAAAGGAAATGGTGATTCTAGGGGAATCGGCCCCTCGAGTGAAACGCGCAGCCGATAAAGCAGGCGTCCCTTATGTCGATGCGGCAGATGTAGCAGATGCTACAAAGAAAGCCTTTGACTTGGCTAGCCCTGGAGATGTTGTGCTACTAAGTCCTGCTAATGCCAGCTGGGATATGTATCCGAATTTTGAAGTGCGTGGGGATGAATTCCTTGCTACAGTAAAAGGGTTGAAATAA
- a CDS encoding DUF3165 family protein, which translates to MVYFILGILILLFYLFMTPKSIRGTLDSVVLVILIVSIIVLTCLAIFQIFQLPSEFFVGAFLASIGYLALVDISKMTTKQKNKR; encoded by the coding sequence ATGGTCTATTTTATCTTAGGGATTTTGATTCTCCTTTTTTATCTTTTTATGACACCAAAAAGCATCCGTGGCACGTTAGATAGTGTAGTATTAGTTATTTTGATCGTCTCGATTATCGTTCTCACTTGCCTTGCTATTTTTCAAATTTTTCAATTACCATCTGAATTTTTTGTCGGTGCCTTTCTCGCCTCTATTGGTTATCTAGCTTTAGTGGATATTTCAAAAATGACAACCAAACAGAAAAATAAACGATGA
- a CDS encoding 16S rRNA pseudouridine(516) synthase: MRLDQLMADHQYARKDIKQLLARRQILVDHLPAQKLSQNIDPGLQQIQIGERIIQEPRHHYYMLHKPIGAVTAKRDAHHPTVIDLVDPQQEYPDLYPLGRLDRDTSGLLLITDNGPLGFQLLHPQYHVEKVYEVEVNGPLYAAHIEQFQNGISFTDGPICKPASLTILESTPSYSKAQVRISEGKYHQVKKMFLAIGVKVMTLKRLSFGPFTLDPQLAPGESRPLNEVELTWVKDFLEKTR; encoded by the coding sequence ATGAGATTAGATCAATTGATGGCAGACCATCAGTACGCTCGCAAAGACATCAAACAACTTCTGGCCCGAAGGCAAATCTTGGTCGATCACCTACCAGCTCAAAAGCTATCCCAAAACATCGACCCTGGACTCCAACAGATTCAAATAGGGGAACGAATTATTCAAGAACCGCGTCACCACTACTACATGCTCCATAAACCAATCGGGGCCGTGACCGCCAAAAGAGACGCCCACCATCCAACGGTGATCGATCTAGTGGACCCTCAACAAGAGTACCCAGACCTCTATCCGCTTGGTCGCCTCGATCGCGATACGAGTGGTTTGCTCCTCATCACAGATAATGGTCCCTTAGGATTTCAACTGCTCCATCCTCAATACCATGTGGAGAAGGTCTATGAGGTAGAAGTCAATGGTCCACTCTATGCAGCCCACATCGAGCAATTTCAGAATGGGATTTCATTCACAGACGGCCCTATCTGCAAGCCTGCCTCCTTGACCATTCTAGAAAGTACCCCCAGCTACAGCAAGGCCCAGGTCCGAATCTCAGAAGGAAAATACCACCAAGTGAAAAAGATGTTTTTGGCCATTGGAGTCAAAGTAATGACCTTAAAACGCTTGTCTTTTGGCCCCTTCACCTTGGATCCTCAGTTAGCCCCTGGAGAAAGCCGGCCTTTGAATGAGGTGGAACTCACATGGGTCAAAGATTTCCTTGAAAAAACAAGATAA
- the ftsA gene encoding cell division protein FtsA, whose protein sequence is MARDGFFTGLDIGTSSIKVLVAEHVNGEMNVIGVSNAKSAGVKDGIIVDIEAASTAIKNAISQAEEKAGISINLVNVGLPANLLQIEATQGMIPVTSDSKEITDADVENVVKSALTKSMTPDREVITFIPEEFTVDGFQGIRDPRGMMGIRLEMRGLLYTGPRTILHNLRKTVERAGLQVENIIISPLAMIKTVLNEGEREFGATVIDLGGGQTTVASVRSQELQFTNIYQEGGDYVTKDISKVLKTSQKLAEGLKFNYGEAYVPSAGNEVFHVEVIGEVEPVEVTEKYLAEIISARIKHIFEQIKQDLERRHLLDLPGGIVIIGGGAILPGVEELAQEVFGVNVKLFVPNQIGIRNPAFAHVISLSEYAGNLTDVDILAQAAVHGDQRLRQQPIQFDRPAQPQAQPQPAIPAQPVVPAYNAEKIESPVAAPEIPAANSDSNQEQKATFTDRMKNLIGSMFD, encoded by the coding sequence ATGGCTAGAGACGGCTTTTTTACAGGTTTAGATATCGGTACTAGTTCAATAAAAGTATTGGTGGCAGAACATGTCAACGGAGAAATGAATGTAATTGGAGTCAGCAATGCAAAAAGTGCTGGCGTCAAAGATGGAATTATAGTAGATATCGAAGCTGCTTCAACTGCAATTAAAAATGCAATCAGCCAAGCTGAAGAAAAAGCAGGGATTTCAATCAATCTAGTCAATGTTGGGTTGCCTGCAAACTTACTACAAATCGAAGCAACTCAAGGAATGATTCCAGTCACAAGTGATTCGAAAGAAATCACAGATGCAGATGTTGAAAATGTTGTCAAATCTGCACTCACAAAAAGTATGACACCGGATCGTGAAGTAATCACCTTCATTCCTGAAGAATTCACAGTAGATGGTTTCCAAGGGATTCGCGATCCACGTGGAATGATGGGAATCCGACTTGAAATGCGTGGACTTCTTTATACAGGGCCACGTACCATTTTGCACAATTTGCGTAAAACAGTTGAACGTGCAGGCTTACAAGTTGAAAACATCATTATTTCACCACTTGCTATGATCAAAACAGTCTTGAACGAAGGTGAACGTGAATTCGGAGCAACAGTGATTGATCTGGGTGGTGGCCAAACAACAGTAGCATCTGTTCGTAGCCAAGAACTTCAATTTACAAACATTTATCAAGAAGGTGGCGATTACGTTACCAAAGATATTTCTAAGGTATTGAAGACTTCTCAAAAATTGGCAGAAGGCTTGAAGTTCAACTACGGTGAAGCCTATGTTCCATCTGCTGGGAACGAAGTATTCCATGTAGAAGTCATTGGTGAAGTAGAGCCAGTTGAAGTTACAGAGAAGTACTTAGCTGAAATCATTTCGGCACGTATCAAACACATTTTTGAGCAAATCAAACAAGACCTCGAGAGAAGACATTTATTGGATCTTCCTGGAGGTATTGTGATTATCGGTGGAGGTGCGATCCTTCCTGGTGTTGAAGAATTGGCTCAAGAAGTCTTTGGTGTAAATGTAAAATTATTTGTTCCAAATCAAATTGGAATTCGCAATCCAGCCTTTGCCCACGTGATTAGTTTGTCTGAATATGCAGGCAATTTGACAGATGTGGACATTCTTGCTCAGGCTGCTGTGCATGGAGACCAACGTCTTCGCCAGCAACCAATTCAATTTGATCGACCAGCTCAACCTCAAGCACAACCGCAACCTGCTATTCCAGCACAACCGGTAGTGCCAGCTTACAATGCTGAAAAGATCGAATCTCCAGTAGCTGCACCAGAAATTCCTGCAGCGAATAGTGATAGCAATCAAGAACAAAAAGCTACATTCACAGACCGAATGAAAAATTTAATCGGTAGTATGTTTGATTAA
- a CDS encoding prepilin peptidase: MINFYFFTIGTCIASFLGLVVDRFPNQSILAPRSHCDQCQHVLGVWDLIPIISQLLHRFRCHYCHQTYPFWYCLFEVWSGLLFLACANGFLSLPQLLTLLGAAVLAIYDLRFMEYPLFIWCCLHALVLFLSSSNLLMLVFLLLAIGAHFFFIGIGAGDFLLLATFSLSFSSTQILILIQIASILGILVFALKKERDRIPFVPCLFLSYHALLLYTMFCR; encoded by the coding sequence ATGATCAACTTTTATTTTTTTACCATCGGTACTTGTATCGCCTCTTTTTTGGGGCTAGTTGTCGATCGTTTTCCAAACCAATCTATTCTCGCTCCTCGCAGTCATTGTGATCAATGTCAGCACGTCCTTGGAGTTTGGGATCTCATCCCCATTATATCGCAACTACTCCATCGTTTTCGCTGCCACTATTGTCATCAGACCTACCCATTTTGGTACTGCCTTTTTGAGGTCTGGAGTGGCCTACTCTTTTTAGCCTGCGCCAATGGTTTCCTTTCTCTGCCTCAACTTCTAACACTACTGGGAGCTGCCGTTTTAGCCATTTATGACCTTCGCTTTATGGAATACCCTTTATTCATCTGGTGCTGTCTCCATGCCCTGGTCCTCTTTTTATCCAGTAGTAATCTCCTCATGCTGGTCTTTTTACTCCTTGCGATCGGAGCTCACTTTTTCTTTATCGGAATAGGAGCAGGAGATTTTCTCTTACTAGCTACCTTTTCGCTAAGCTTTTCTTCTACCCAGATCCTCATTCTCATTCAGATCGCATCCATCTTAGGCATTCTCGTCTTTGCTCTCAAAAAAGAAAGAGACCGGATTCCCTTTGTTCCCTGTCTCTTTCTCAGTTATCACGCTTTACTGCTTTATACAATGTTTTGCAGATAA
- a CDS encoding UDP-N-acetylglucosamine--N-acetylmuramyl-(pentapeptide) pyrophosphoryl-undecaprenol N-acetylglucosamine transferase, producing the protein MKKIMFTGGGTVGHVTLNLLLIPKFIEDGWEVHYIGDKKGIEYQEIKKSGLEVRFHSIATGKLRRYFSFQNMMDVFKVAWGTLQSIAILLRVRPQILFSKGGFVSVPPVIAARLTRVPVYIHESDLSMGLANKIAYKFATKMYTTFEQAHGLTKSAHIGAVTKVTDPVSPTSEVLEEKTKGFRKELPTLLFVGGSAGARVFNEFVTEHQAELLQQYNIINLTGDSTLNQAEGGLYRVDYVTDQYLPMLQKADLVVTRGGANTLFELLAMNKLHLIVPLGKEASRGDQIENAQYFVDKGYAEQLQEDQLTLETFNETIQEMLKQSQVYHQAMEKSTELLSLADFYGLLQKDISKGKDDGRQ; encoded by the coding sequence ATGAAAAAAATAATGTTTACTGGTGGGGGAACCGTGGGACATGTGACCCTTAATCTCCTCTTGATTCCAAAATTTATCGAAGATGGATGGGAAGTCCATTATATTGGGGACAAAAAAGGAATCGAATACCAAGAGATCAAAAAGTCTGGATTAGAGGTACGATTCCATTCGATTGCAACAGGGAAATTGCGTCGCTATTTCTCTTTCCAAAATATGATGGATGTTTTCAAGGTAGCTTGGGGAACGCTTCAATCCATAGCAATCCTACTTCGTGTGCGTCCACAAATTCTCTTCTCAAAAGGTGGATTTGTATCGGTGCCACCGGTGATCGCAGCCCGTCTCACTCGTGTACCTGTCTATATCCATGAGTCTGATCTGTCTATGGGATTGGCCAATAAAATTGCTTATAAATTTGCTACCAAGATGTACACGACCTTCGAGCAAGCTCATGGTTTGACAAAGAGTGCACATATCGGTGCGGTGACCAAGGTCACAGATCCTGTTTCTCCAACTTCAGAAGTTTTAGAAGAAAAAACAAAAGGATTTCGAAAAGAGTTGCCGACCCTTTTATTTGTCGGAGGATCAGCAGGTGCGCGTGTCTTTAATGAATTTGTGACAGAGCATCAAGCAGAGCTCTTGCAACAATACAATATCATCAATTTGACAGGCGATTCAACATTGAATCAGGCTGAGGGTGGCTTGTATCGAGTAGATTATGTAACCGATCAGTATTTGCCCATGCTCCAGAAGGCCGATTTAGTGGTGACTAGAGGTGGGGCCAATACCTTGTTTGAACTCTTGGCCATGAATAAACTCCACCTGATTGTACCGCTAGGAAAAGAAGCTAGCCGTGGCGATCAGATTGAAAATGCCCAGTATTTTGTGGATAAAGGTTATGCAGAGCAATTGCAGGAAGATCAATTGACGCTCGAAACCTTTAATGAAACCATTCAAGAAATGTTGAAGCAAAGCCAAGTCTACCACCAAGCAATGGAAAAATCGACGGAACTCCTTTCACTAGCCGATTTTTATGGCCTGCTTCAAAAAGATATCAGTAAGGGAAAAGATGACGGACGACAATAA
- the typA gene encoding translational GTPase TypA — translation MTKLREDIRNVAIIAHVDHGKTTLVDELLKQSHTLDERKELQERAMDSNDLEKERGITILAKNTAVAYNGTRINIMDTPGHADFGGEVERIMKMVDGVVLVVDAYEGTMPQTRFVLKKALEQDLVPIVVVNKIDKPSARPEEVVDEVLELFIELGADDDQLEFPVVYASAINGTSSLSDDPADQEHTMAPIFDTIIDHIPAPVDNSDEPLQFQVSLLDYNDFVGRIGIGRVFRGTVKVGDQVTLSKLDGTTKNFRVTKLFGFFGLERREIQEAKAGDLIAISGMEDIFVGETITPTDAVEALPILHIDEPTLQMTFLVNNSPFAGREGKWVTSRKVEERLQAELQTDVSLRVDPTDSPDKWTVSGRGELHLSILIETMRREGYELQVSRPEVIIKEIDGVKCEPFERVQIDTPEEYQGSVIQSLSERKGEMLDMISTGNGQTRLVFLVPARGLIGYSTEFLSMTRGYGIMNHTFDQYLPVIPGEIGGRHRGALVSIDNGKATTYSIMSIEERGTIFVNPGTEVYEGMIIGENSRENDLTVNITKAKQMTNVRSATKDQTAVIKTPRILTLEESLEFLNDDEYMEVTPESIRLRKQILNKAEREKANKKKKSAAAE, via the coding sequence ATGACAAAATTAAGAGAAGATATTCGTAACGTTGCGATCATTGCCCACGTTGACCATGGTAAAACAACCTTGGTAGACGAATTGTTGAAACAATCGCACACCTTGGATGAACGTAAAGAATTGCAAGAACGTGCAATGGACTCAAACGATCTTGAAAAAGAACGTGGGATTACTATTCTTGCTAAAAATACAGCCGTTGCTTATAACGGAACTCGAATCAATATCATGGACACACCAGGACACGCGGACTTTGGTGGAGAAGTGGAACGGATCATGAAAATGGTGGATGGGGTTGTATTGGTCGTAGATGCCTACGAAGGAACCATGCCTCAGACTCGTTTCGTATTGAAAAAAGCCTTGGAACAAGATCTTGTTCCGATCGTTGTAGTTAACAAAATCGATAAACCATCTGCTCGTCCAGAAGAAGTTGTAGATGAAGTTCTTGAACTGTTCATCGAATTAGGTGCGGATGATGACCAATTGGAATTCCCGGTTGTTTATGCATCAGCGATCAACGGGACATCTTCACTTTCAGATGATCCAGCTGATCAAGAGCACACAATGGCACCGATCTTTGATACTATCATTGATCACATCCCAGCCCCAGTTGATAACTCAGATGAGCCTCTTCAATTCCAAGTATCCCTGCTTGATTACAACGACTTCGTTGGACGTATCGGTATCGGACGTGTCTTCCGTGGTACTGTAAAAGTTGGGGACCAAGTAACCCTTTCTAAATTGGATGGAACGACTAAGAACTTCCGTGTTACCAAACTCTTTGGTTTCTTTGGTTTGGAACGTCGTGAAATTCAAGAAGCTAAAGCGGGTGACTTGATCGCTATTTCTGGTATGGAAGATATCTTCGTTGGAGAAACCATCACACCGACAGACGCAGTTGAAGCTCTTCCAATCCTTCATATCGATGAACCAACGCTTCAAATGACCTTCTTGGTCAACAACTCACCATTTGCTGGTCGCGAAGGAAAGTGGGTAACTTCTCGTAAAGTCGAAGAACGTTTGCAAGCGGAATTGCAAACAGACGTCTCTCTTCGTGTTGACCCAACTGATTCGCCTGACAAATGGACAGTTTCAGGACGTGGGGAATTGCACTTGTCTATCTTGATCGAAACCATGCGTCGTGAAGGATACGAGTTGCAAGTATCTCGTCCAGAAGTCATCATCAAGGAAATCGATGGTGTCAAATGTGAACCATTTGAGCGCGTACAAATCGACACACCAGAAGAATACCAAGGATCTGTTATCCAAAGCCTTTCTGAACGTAAAGGTGAAATGTTGGATATGATCTCAACTGGTAACGGTCAAACTCGTTTGGTCTTCCTTGTTCCAGCGCGTGGTTTGATTGGATACTCAACAGAGTTCTTGTCAATGACACGTGGTTACGGAATTATGAACCACACCTTTGATCAATACTTGCCAGTGATTCCAGGAGAAATCGGTGGACGTCACCGTGGTGCTCTTGTTTCAATCGATAACGGAAAAGCAACCACTTACTCTATCATGTCTATCGAAGAACGTGGTACGATCTTTGTCAATCCAGGTACAGAAGTTTACGAAGGAATGATCATTGGGGAAAACTCTCGTGAGAACGACTTGACCGTAAACATTACGAAAGCAAAACAAATGACCAACGTTCGTTCAGCTACCAAGGACCAAACAGCGGTCATCAAGACTCCTCGTATCTTGACCTTGGAAGAATCACTCGAGTTCTTGAACGACGATGAGTACATGGAAGTAACACCTGAATCCATCCGTTTGCGTAAACAAATCTTGAACAAAGCAGAACGCGAAAAAGCAAATAAAAAGAAAAAATCAGCAGCTGCTGAATAA
- a CDS encoding rhodanese-like domain-containing protein: protein MGNIIVWLVILGAFGWMAFNYFRIRKAAKFVDNATFEELIRKGQLIDLREPAEFHAKHILGARNIPSTQLKLSLAALRKDKPILLYENSRSSRVTNAALYLKKQGYTDIYVLSYGLDSWNGKVKKDA from the coding sequence ATGGGAAATATCATTGTTTGGTTGGTTATTTTAGGAGCATTTGGATGGATGGCGTTTAATTATTTCCGCATCCGTAAAGCTGCTAAATTTGTGGACAATGCGACTTTTGAAGAGCTGATTCGTAAAGGTCAGTTGATTGACTTGCGAGAGCCAGCTGAGTTTCATGCCAAGCATATTTTAGGAGCACGCAACATTCCTTCTACTCAGTTGAAGTTGAGTCTTGCAGCCTTGCGCAAAGATAAACCAATTTTGCTCTATGAAAATAGCCGTAGTTCGCGTGTAACCAATGCGGCTCTCTATCTTAAGAAACAGGGCTATACAGACATTTATGTCTTGTCTTATGGTCTTGATTCTTGGAATGGGAAAGTGAAAAAAGACGCCTAA
- a CDS encoding YqgQ family protein: MKNLYDVQQFLKRFGIIIYVGKRLYDIELMKIELQRLYDAGLMERLDYLEADTVLRREHKQELEFLKKSEVE, from the coding sequence ATGAAAAACCTGTATGATGTTCAACAATTTTTAAAACGTTTTGGAATCATCATTTACGTAGGGAAGCGCCTCTATGACATCGAATTGATGAAAATTGAGCTTCAACGTCTTTATGATGCAGGCCTGATGGAGCGGCTCGATTATTTAGAAGCCGATACCGTTTTAAGAAGAGAACACAAGCAAGAATTAGAATTTTTGAAAAAGAGTGAGGTAGAGTGA
- a CDS encoding cell division protein FtsQ/DivIB: protein MTDDNKKTPTDDKITELSAWQKRNKEYLEKKALEKTEESKAVETEREEAKENEDLSEKEIASVSEEETDEIKESEEENKSEVEEDPETDGESSDGEKYDPAIEELDHLEKQVKKPSFFERLKTKKSKKEPAVAKHHIYRALPVLGISSLVALLSLYFLSPLSTQKVIEFSGNKVVDQQQLYKKSQIKEEDYTLTTFIHKSIYEQNMKAASPWIKEIHMNYHFPVTFKVNVTEHKVVAYYVTGEDHYPVLENGEVVEIVTPTSELPSSYISLKFSDRELIRQFVKEMSSISSSITNGIVSVDLTPSKVTKDLVTITMKNENKILVPISQINRKLSYYKAISKQLDDASTIDMEAGIFSYSEQSIADAKEKAEKEKVEASENQGEHSEESTQESNTEERNPSGND from the coding sequence ATGACGGACGACAATAAAAAAACACCAACGGATGACAAAATTACAGAATTGTCAGCCTGGCAAAAAAGAAATAAAGAATATTTAGAAAAAAAAGCCTTAGAAAAAACGGAAGAGTCTAAAGCTGTGGAAACTGAAAGAGAAGAAGCAAAAGAAAACGAAGATCTTTCAGAAAAAGAAATAGCTTCTGTCTCAGAGGAAGAAACTGACGAAATAAAAGAGTCTGAAGAGGAAAATAAATCTGAAGTCGAAGAGGATCCAGAAACGGATGGGGAAAGTTCAGATGGAGAAAAGTACGATCCAGCTATAGAGGAGCTAGATCATTTAGAGAAGCAAGTGAAAAAGCCTTCATTTTTTGAACGCTTGAAGACGAAAAAATCGAAGAAGGAACCGGCAGTGGCAAAACATCATATCTATCGTGCCCTTCCTGTTTTAGGGATTAGCTCGTTGGTTGCACTTCTTTCTCTTTATTTCTTAAGTCCTTTATCTACACAAAAAGTGATTGAATTTTCTGGAAACAAAGTGGTTGACCAGCAACAATTGTATAAAAAAAGCCAGATCAAAGAAGAAGATTATACTCTGACGACCTTTATTCATAAGTCGATTTATGAACAGAATATGAAAGCAGCTAGCCCGTGGATCAAAGAAATACATATGAATTATCACTTTCCAGTGACCTTTAAGGTCAATGTGACAGAACATAAAGTGGTTGCTTATTATGTTACGGGAGAAGATCACTACCCAGTATTAGAAAACGGTGAGGTCGTTGAAATAGTCACTCCAACGTCTGAATTACCGTCTTCTTATATTAGTTTGAAGTTTTCAGATCGGGAATTGATTAGACAATTTGTAAAAGAAATGTCGTCCATTTCCTCTTCAATCACCAATGGTATTGTTTCTGTTGATTTGACACCTAGTAAGGTAACGAAGGATCTGGTGACTATTACCATGAAAAATGAAAATAAAATCTTGGTTCCCATTTCGCAAATTAACCGAAAACTTTCTTACTACAAGGCTATCAGTAAACAATTGGATGATGCTTCAACTATTGATATGGAAGCAGGAATTTTCAGCTATAGCGAACAATCAATCGCGGATGCGAAAGAGAAGGCCGAAAAGGAGAAAGTTGAAGCTTCCGAAAACCAAGGAGAACATTCTGAGGAATCAACGCAAGAGTCAAATACAGAGGAACGGAATCCTTCAGGAAATGACTAA